The sequence below is a genomic window from Mycobacterium heidelbergense.
GTCGACGCCGCCGCCGCGGCCACCTTCATGCGGTCCGGGCTGCTGGTGGTCGGGCTGGCGACGCTGGTGATCGCCGCCCTGATGCTGACCGTGACGCCCGATATCAAACGGATGCTTGCCTATTCGTCGATGGAGAACATGGGCTTGATCGCGATCGCCGCGGCCGCCGGCACCACGCTGGCGATCGCCGCGCTGCTGCTGCACGTGCTCGCCCACGGGATCGGCAAGACGGTCCTGTTCTTGGCCAGCGGTCAGCTGCAGGCCGCCCACGACTCCACCGCCATCGCGGACATCACCGCGGTGCTGCGGCGCTCCCGCCTGGTCGGTGTGTCGCTTGCCGTCGGCGCGGTCGTGTTGCTCGGGTTGCCGCCCTTTGCCATGTTCGCCAGCGAGTTGGCCATCGTCCGTTCCCTCGCGGACGCCCGGCTCACCTGGGCCCTGGGGGTGGGCATCGCGCTGATCGCGGTCGCCTTCGCGGCGCTGGCGCGCAACTCGGGCCGCATCCTGCTGGGCCGGCCCACCGGCGCGGTAGAGATCGCGGTGCCACGCACGGTGGCGGCGGCCCTGTTGCTCGGTGTCGCGGCATCGATCGCCCTCGGTGTCACCGCCGGCCCGCTCACCGGCCTGTTCACCGCCGCGGCCGCCGACGTTGGGGCGCCCCGATGAGCCACGACTGGGTCCGCCGCAGGCTGTCCCAGGACGGGCTGACCGAGATGGCGGAAGACCTGCTGGACAAGGGCTTTCGGCTGGGCCTGATGGCAGCCCACGACGACGGCGCCACCTTGCGCGTCGTGTACCTGTTCCTCGCCGGCTGGCCCGATCGCCGCGTCGAGCTCGAATGCGTTGTGCCCAGCGCCGATCCGGCGGTGCCTTCGCTGGCATATCTCTCGTTCGCGGCCGGCCGATTCGAGCGCGAGATGGCCGACCTGTATGGGATCCGGCCCGTCGGGCATCCCAGGGTGCGTCGGCTGGTGCGACACGCCCACTGGCCCGAGGACTGGTATCCCATGCGCGGCGCCGCCGCGCCCGCATCGGAATTCGAAGGCGCCGCCCATTTCCCGTTCGTCACCGTCGAGGGGCCGGGAGTATACGAGATCCCCGTGGGCCCGGTTCACGCCGGGGTGATCGAACCCGGCCACTTCCGCTTCTCCGTCGCCGGCGAGACCGTGCTGCGGCTGAAGGCTCGACTGTGGTTCGTCCACCGGGGCGTGGAAAAGCTTTTCCAGGGCCGGCCGGCCGACGGCGCGGTCGACCTGGCCGAGCGCGTCAGCGGCGACACCTCCATCGCTCACGCCCTCGCCCACAGCCTCGCGATCGAAGACGCGCTCGGGGTCGAACTCCCCGACGACGCGCGGCGCCTGCGCGCGCTGCTCGTCGAGCTGGAGCGCCTCTACAATCACGTCGCCGACCTGGGCGCGCTGGCCAACGACGTCGGATTCTCCCTCGCCAACGCGCACGCGCAACGCATCCGCGAGCGACTGCTGCGAATCAACGCGGTGGTCACCGGGCATCGGTTGCTGCGCAACGCCATTCGCCCCGGGGCGGTCGCGCTGCGGGCGCTCCCCGACGCCACCGAGCTGAGGTCCGTTGCGGCCGACGTCGCCGAGGTCGCCGAACTGACCCTGCGCAACACGGTGCTGTACGACCGGTTCGACGGGACGGCCGTCCTGCACACGGAGGACGCTCACGCCCTCGGCTGCCTCGGCTACGTCGCGCGCGCCAGCGGAATGCGCACCGACGCCCGGCTCCAACACCCCACCACCGCGCTGCCCGTCACCGAGATCGGCGCCGCCGCGGGTGACGTGCTGGCGCGCTACACGGTGCGGCGCGACGAATTCGCCGCGTCCACCGAGTTGGCATGCCGGCTGATCGAAACACACTCCGGCCCAACCGAATACGCCGTCACCCCGGCGCCGCCGCGCACGGCCCGCAGCGGTATCGGCATCGTCGAGGGTTGGCGCGGCACCGTCGTCCATCGCGTCGAAATCGACGACGCCAACCGTATCACCCGCGCCAAGATCGTCGACCCCTCCTGGTTCAACTGGCCCGCGCTGCCCGTCGCGATGGCCGACACCATCGTCCCCGACTTTCCGCTGGCGAATAAGAGCTTCAACCAGTCCTACGCCGGCAATGACCTTTGAGAGACCTCTGATCAGCCGCGCGGCCGGTCCTCGCCCGGCAATGCGAACCGCCCGTCGGCCGTCGGCCTCACCAGGCCGTCGGCCAGCAACGAATCCAGCGCTCTGTCGCGCTGCTGGGTGTCGGTCAGCCAGGCCAGGTCCAGCTCCGCTCGCGTGACCGGAGAGTCGTTGTCGCGCAAGACGTCCAACAAACGGCCGCGCACCTGACGGTCGGTCCCGGCGTAGGCCTGGACGCGACGGGCCGGCCCCTGCGCGGGCGGATAGGCGGCTTGCCGCCACGCGCACGCGGCAACCGGGCACAACCCGCAGCGCGGCGCCCGCGCCGTGCACACGGTCGCGCCCAGCTCCATCAGCGCGACCGAAAACTCCGGCGCCACCTCGTCGTTCGGCAGCAGCGCCGCCACGTCGGCGTGGTCACGCGCCGCCGACGGCGCGCCGGCATCGGCCAGGCCGTGCACCGCGCGGGCCACCACGCGACGCACGTTGGTGTCCACCACGGGCACCGGCCGGCGATAGGCGAAGCAGGCCACGGCCCGCGCGGTGTAACCACCGACGCCCGGCAACCCCAACAGAGTGTCGACGTCATCGGGGACCACGTCGTCGTGGTCACGGGCAATGACGATGGCGCACTCGTGCAAGCGCTTTGCCCGCCTCGGATAGCCGAGCTTGCCCCAGGCGCGCAGCACGTCGGCGGCGCTGGCCGCCGCGGTGGCCGACGCCGTCGGCCACCGCCGCACCCAGTCCGGCCAGATCGACAGCACCCGGGCCACCGGCGTCTGCTGCAGCATGAACTCGCTGACCAGGATTTGCCATGCGCTGACGCCCGGCCCCCTCCAGGGCAGGTCACGGCGCGACCGGCCGTACCACGCCACTAGCTCGTCGGCCGGGATGCCCAGTTGACTAGGCATTCGAGGCCGCGGCACAGCACAATATTTGACATGCCCAATACCAGTCCGGTAACCGCGTGGAAAGCACTCAAAGAGGGTAACGAGCGATTCGTCGCAGGCAAGGCCGAGCATCCCAGCCAAAGCGTCGAGCATCGAGCCAGCCTGGCCGCCGTCCAGAAGCCGACCGCGGTGATATTCGGCTGCGCGGACAGCCGCGTCGCCGCCGAGCTGATCTTCGATCAGGGCCTGGGCGACATGTTCGTGGTTCGCACCGCCGGGCAGGTCATCGATTCGGCGGTGCTGGGGTCCATCGAGTACGCCGTGACCTTGCTCGACGTGCCACTCATCGTCATCCTCGGTCACGACAGCTGCGGCGCCGTCAAGGCGGCGCTGGGGGCGATCGAGGACGGCACGATACCCGGCGGCTTCGTGCGGGATCTGGTGGAGCGGGTGGCGCCGTCGATCCTGATGGGCCGCCGCGACGGCCTGACCCGCGTCGACGAGTTCGAGGAAAGGCACGTGCGCGAGACGGTGGTCCAGCTCATGGCGCGCTCGATGGCCATCGCCGAGCGGGTGGCCGCCGGCACCTTGGCCATCGCGGCCGTCACCTATCACCTCGCCGACGGGCGGGCGGCGCTGGTCGACCACGTCGGCGATATCGGAGAGTAACGGCCGGTTCGCTCGCCGCTCTTTACACGGCGGTCGGCCAGCGAACAGGGCGACACGCCGAGGCGGGTCAAACAAATCCGCGTGACCTGCGCCTACGGTGTGAATGTGCTGGATCTTGAACCGCGTGGCCCGCTACCCACCGAGATCTATTGGCGGCGCAGGGGCCTGGCCCTGGGCATCGCGGTCGTCGTGATCGGGATCGTGGCCGCCACGATCGTCGCCTTCATGGGCAACAGCGCGGGTGCCAAACCCGCCAATGCCGACAAACCCAACTCCGCGCAAAGCAAGCCGGGCTCGCCCGCGCCGCAGGCGCCGGCACCGCCGGGGCAGGAAGGCGTCACCCCGGTGCCGGCACCGCAGGGGCAGAACCCCGAGTCACCCACGCTGACCGCCGCGGTCCAGCCGCCGCCGGTGCTCAAGGAGGGCGATGACTGCCCCGATTCGACGCTGGCCGTCAAGGGCCTGACCAACGCGCCCCAGTACTTCATCGGCGACCAGCCGAAATTCACCATGGTGGTCACCAACATCGGGCTGGTGTCCTGCAAGCGCGACGTCGGGGCCGCGGTGCTGGCCGCCTACGTCTACTCGCTGGACAACAAGCGGCTGTGGTCCAACCTGGACTGCGCGCCGTCCAACGAGACCCTGATCAAAACCTTCACGCCGGGCGAGCAGGTGACCACGGCGGTGACCTGGACGGGAATGGGCTCCGCGCCGCACTGCCCGCTGCCGCGGCCGGCGATCGGGCCCGGCACCTACAACCTCGTCGTGCAGCTGGGAAACCTGCGTTCGCAGCCGGTTCCGTTCATCCTCAATCAGCCGCCACCGCCGCCGGGGCCGGTGCCGGGTCAGCCGGCGCTCGCGCCGCCGCCGGAGGCGCCGCCGGGGGTCGCTCCGGGCCCCGTTCCCGCGGGGTAACCGGACTCAGCTGAGCGGGTCGGCTATCGTCGACTCCGCCAGTTGCGACAACCCCTCCCGGATGTGACGGGCCCACATCGCGCCGATGCCGTCCACCGATTCCAGGTCGTTGGCGCTGGCCGCCAGCAGGCCCTGCAGGGTGCCGAACGCCCGGACCAACAGGTCCACGTGCGCGAACTGCAGGCGGGGGATGCCGGCCATCGCGCGGTAGCCACGCGGGCTGAGCGCCGAATCCTGCGCCTCGGTGGTCGTCGGGTATCCGAAAACCTTTGCCAGCGAAGTGAAGTCGAGCAGTTCGGTGTCCGACAGGGCATCGAGTTCTTCCAGGGTTGCGGTCATCTGCGCCGCGGACAGCGGCTCGGGGCTGGCGTGGTAGTCGCGCACGATCAGTTCCCGGGCGGTGTCGTTGCCGCCCAGCAGCTCCTCGAGCTGCAGCCGCAGTTGGCGCCCGTCGGTGCCGAGTTCCACGCAGTCATAGTCGATCACCAAGCCGATGCGCCGGACCAGCTCGAGCCGCTGCACCACCGTCATCACGTCGCGCAGCGTGACGAAGTCCTCGATCTCGGCCCGCGACAGTTGCCTGCTGACCTCGTCGAGCCTGGTCTTGTACCGCTCCAGGGTGGCGATGGCCTGGTTGGCCCGCGACAGGATGGTCGCGGAATCGGCCACCACGTGGCGCTCCCCGGCGGCGTAGACGGTGACGATGTTCATCGAGTGGCTCACCGAGATCACCGGGTAGCCGGTCTGGACCGCGGCCCGTTCCGCGGAGCGGTGGCGGGTCCCCGACTCGTCGGTCGGTATCGACGGATCGGGCACCAACTGGACGTTGGCCCGCACGATGCGGCTGCCGTCGGTGGACAGCACGACGGCGCCGTCCATCTTCGCC
It includes:
- a CDS encoding HhH-GPD family protein, with protein sequence MPSQLGIPADELVAWYGRSRRDLPWRGPGVSAWQILVSEFMLQQTPVARVLSIWPDWVRRWPTASATAAASAADVLRAWGKLGYPRRAKRLHECAIVIARDHDDVVPDDVDTLLGLPGVGGYTARAVACFAYRRPVPVVDTNVRRVVARAVHGLADAGAPSAARDHADVAALLPNDEVAPEFSVALMELGATVCTARAPRCGLCPVAACAWRQAAYPPAQGPARRVQAYAGTDRQVRGRLLDVLRDNDSPVTRAELDLAWLTDTQQRDRALDSLLADGLVRPTADGRFALPGEDRPRG
- the disA gene encoding DNA integrity scanning diadenylate cyclase DisA, which produces MTRPTLRETVARLAPGTGLRDGLERILRGRTGALIVLGNDENVEAICDGGFALDVRYAPTRLRELAKMDGAVVLSTDGSRIVRANVQLVPDPSIPTDESGTRHRSAERAAVQTGYPVISVSHSMNIVTVYAAGERHVVADSATILSRANQAIATLERYKTRLDEVSRQLSRAEIEDFVTLRDVMTVVQRLELVRRIGLVIDYDCVELGTDGRQLRLQLEELLGGNDTARELIVRDYHASPEPLSAAQMTATLEELDALSDTELLDFTSLAKVFGYPTTTEAQDSALSPRGYRAMAGIPRLQFAHVDLLVRAFGTLQGLLAASANDLESVDGIGAMWARHIREGLSQLAESTIADPLS
- a CDS encoding carbonic anhydrase, with the translated sequence MPNTSPVTAWKALKEGNERFVAGKAEHPSQSVEHRASLAAVQKPTAVIFGCADSRVAAELIFDQGLGDMFVVRTAGQVIDSAVLGSIEYAVTLLDVPLIVILGHDSCGAVKAALGAIEDGTIPGGFVRDLVERVAPSILMGRRDGLTRVDEFEERHVRETVVQLMARSMAIAERVAAGTLAIAAVTYHLADGRAALVDHVGDIGE
- a CDS encoding hydrogenase large subunit yields the protein MSHDWVRRRLSQDGLTEMAEDLLDKGFRLGLMAAHDDGATLRVVYLFLAGWPDRRVELECVVPSADPAVPSLAYLSFAAGRFEREMADLYGIRPVGHPRVRRLVRHAHWPEDWYPMRGAAAPASEFEGAAHFPFVTVEGPGVYEIPVGPVHAGVIEPGHFRFSVAGETVLRLKARLWFVHRGVEKLFQGRPADGAVDLAERVSGDTSIAHALAHSLAIEDALGVELPDDARRLRALLVELERLYNHVADLGALANDVGFSLANAHAQRIRERLLRINAVVTGHRLLRNAIRPGAVALRALPDATELRSVAADVAEVAELTLRNTVLYDRFDGTAVLHTEDAHALGCLGYVARASGMRTDARLQHPTTALPVTEIGAAAGDVLARYTVRRDEFAASTELACRLIETHSGPTEYAVTPAPPRTARSGIGIVEGWRGTVVHRVEIDDANRITRAKIVDPSWFNWPALPVAMADTIVPDFPLANKSFNQSYAGNDL